The DNA window AGACAGATTTTTTTCAATGGAATCAAATTGTTTCTCCTGTTGCTTGCTTTGTCATAAATTTCATTAATCCGGGAATTCCAGATAGACTTTTCATTAATAATTTATTAAAATTTTTGTTTTCTATAAAAAGGAGGTTTTGTAAAAATATTCCCTTTCTGATCCTGTGTAACAGATATCGGGAGATGTGTTTTCTATTATTATTCAACAACATTTCCCTGGTTTTGTTCATGCAGAAAAATTCAAGCACTTCCTTGTGCAAATCTTTTGCAGAACGAAAAGCCAGGCTCATTCCATTGCCTGTTAAAGGAGGAATAAAACCAGCTGCATCACCAATCTGTAAATATTCTTTTTCAGTGGAATTGTTTATATCAAAATAAAGGTTCGCAGTTATTGTGTTTTTTGAAAATTGTTTGTATTCAAGGCGTTTCTTTAAGTATGGGTTTTTCATTAAAACAGCATGCTCATAAGCTATAATGTCTCCTTTAAAGGGTTTGATGTCAGAAGCTTTAGCAAGATAACACAGGCAATACTTGTTATCTTCTATTTTGGATATCCCACAATAACCGCCCCTGAAAGTGTGAATTTCAATGGT is part of the Bacteroidota bacterium genome and encodes:
- a CDS encoding NAD(P)/FAD-dependent oxidoreductase, producing the protein MSNNKIWDIIITGGGVAGLSFAILSAKSGLSVLVIEKGQYPKHKVCGEYISMESFDFLLQLGVPLETMDLPRINNFVLTSHNGSKATCKLDKGGFGLSRYKLDNLLAEIAVENGVKLLTGHKVTEIAYQEDEYLVATHLQKKEKAKLVVGAYGRISGLDNIPNIQQEKYIGVKYHIDKGPVDDTIEIHTFRGGYCGISKIEDNKYCLCYLAKASDIKPFKGDIIAYEHAVLMKNPYLKKRLEYKQFSKNTITANLYFDINNSTEKEYLQIGDAAGFIPPLTGNGMSLAFRSAKDLHKEVLEFFCMNKTREMLLNNNRKHISRYLLHRIRKGIFLQNLLFIENKNFNKLLMKSLSGIPGLMKFMTKQATGETI